A single region of the Raphanus sativus cultivar WK10039 chromosome 1, ASM80110v3, whole genome shotgun sequence genome encodes:
- the LOC108817242 gene encoding phosphoinositide phosphatase SAC5, giving the protein MGSEPRDDPRRELIDLPVLHKLKLYSTRTNFYLIGRDEKKTFWRILKIDRTDPKELNLFEDPTRYTHEEIAQLKKWISRGNQEYGGLRAETTCYGIIGFVRFLGPYYMIVIRRRKKVGEVCGHSVYGVAESQMIMVPYPSNETRVSSSAAERRYRKLFNMVDLSKNFYFSYTYHLMYSLQKNIQDIYNPERGKVHDHSMFVWNEYLTRGIRGILKNTVWTVALVYGFFEQVKCLVSNEEFVLTVIARRSRRYAGTRYLRRGVNEQGSVANEVEIEQIVSKEVPEGKKIPITSVVQVRGSIPLFWSQETSVFNPQPDIIMNNNDGDYVATRLHFENLRQRYGKRIIIMNLLKTGDKKKNHRESLLRAEFGKAIWSINRGTKKENRLKAIHFDLNKQFKSGVDGAFEQLCVLGKRALDLIDLFFCEAPLGIGADVVINDSFFTNHILNQDEEEETIQENEALKADIHKLQSGVLRTNCIDCLDRTNVAQYSHGLVALNRQLRTLGITGPPIVDKDNPVAKKLMEVYENAGDAIAIQYAGSEAHTKMFCALRGEWNMMMRHRDIITAVRRHYNNAYQDGEKQNAINVFLGKSGPHLGRQAPWELGSDKLKTRRNSSNLDIENLRPKISRSFSDNLLLLGELNLEEPILESPEPSGEGLNGVIWETTSESGFVEAEPGSPSFRSAIGHEDHLIRTGSRQMLQGSSSVSDFLGLDDVPGFAHSYNARFTHADEMFELCSSVSSDNMFTDMDESITSTTDTNIFEFHSGSNQPGRFIEYPLVDGYSNEFTQWVLHEKSSLSRVPR; this is encoded by the exons ATGGGATCGGAGCCTCGGGACGACCCGAGGCGCGAACTGATTGACTTGCCCGTTCTTCACAAACTCAAACTCTACAGTACTCGCACG AATTTTTATCTGATCGGGAGAGACGAGAAGAAAACCTTTTGGAGGATTCTTAAGATTGATCGAACGGACCCAAAGGAGTTGAATTTGTTTGAAGATCCTACAAGGTATACACATGAGGAAATCGCCCAGCTTAAAAAATGGATTAGTCGAGGCAACCAGGAGTACGGTGGGCTTAGAGCAGAGACCACTTGCTATGGAATCATTG GGTTTGTTAGATTCTTGGGGCCTTATTACATGATTGTGattagaagaagaaagaaagtaGGGGAGGTCTGCGGCCATAGTGTTTACGGTGTAGCGGAGAGTCAAATGATCATGGTTCCATATCCTTCCAATGAGACCAGAGTGTCTAGTTCTGCAGCCGAGCGGAGGTACAGGAAGCTCTTCAACATGGTGGATCTTAGCAAAAACTTCTACTTTAGCTACACGTATCACCTCATGTATTCCCTCCAGAAGAACATCCAGGACATCTACAACCCCGAGAGAGGAAAAGTTCACGACCACAGCATGTTCGTTTGGAACGAATATTTAACACGCGGGATCAGAGGGATCCTCAAGAATACTGTGTGGACGGTTGCACTTGTATACGGATTCTTTGAACAG GTTAAATGTTTAGTATCTAATGAAGAATTTGTTTTGACTGTCATTGCTCGGCGTTCACGCCGTTACGCTGGTACAAG ATATTTAAGGCGTGGTGTAAACGAGCAAGGCAGCGTAGCCAATGAAGTTGAGATAGAGCAGATTGTTTCCAAAGAGGTTCCTGAGGGGAAGAAAATCCCTATTACATCAGTTGTGCAGGTTCGAGGCTCCATACCCCTATTCTGGTCTCAAGAGACATCTGTGTTCAATCCACAACCCGACATAATAA TGAACAATAATGACGGGGATTACGTGGCTACTCGACTCCATTTTGAGAATCTGAGACAGAGATATGGGAAGCGGATAATCATCATGAATCTTCTAAAA ACAggtgataaaaagaaaaaccatcGAGAAAGCCTCTTAAGGGCAGAGTTTGGAAAGGCAATCTGGTCTATCAACAGAGGCACGAAGAAAGAGAACCGTTTGAAGGCAATTCATTTTGATCTAAACAAACAATTCAAAAG CGGAGTTGATGGTGCATTCGAGCAGCTGTGCGTCCTCGGGAAGAGAGCATTAGACTTGATTGACTTATTTTTCTGTGAAGCTCCTTTAGGCATTGGAGCTGATGTCGTAATTAACGACTCATTTTTCAC TAACCACATTCTGAATCAAGATGAAGAGGAGGAAACTATTCAAGAAAATGAAGCTTTGAAGGCGGATATACATAAGCTTCAAAGTGGGGTGTTGAGAACAAACTGCATAGACTGTTTGGACCGTACTAATGTTGCTCAGTACTCCCACGGATTGGTAGCTCTTAATCGGCAGCTGCGTACATTGGGCATCACTGGACCTCCGATCGTCGATAAGGACAATCCCGTGGCAAAGAAACTGATGGAAGTTTATGAGAACGCAGGTGATGCAATTGCAATTCAGTATGCTGGCTCGGAGGCACACACTAAG ATGTTCTGTGCCCTGAGAGGTGAGTGGAACATGATGATGAGACACCGTGACATCATCACAGCTGTTCGTCGTCACTACAACAACGCTTATCAGGATGGTGAAAAGCAGAACGCCATCAATGT ATTCTTGGGGAAATCAGGGCCTCATTTGGGAAGGCAAGCCCCGTGGGAGTTGGGTTCTGACAAGCTCAAAACTCGAAGAAATAGTTCTAACCTAGACATTGAAAACCTGAG GCCAAAAATTTCAAGATCCTTTTCCGATAACCTTCTCTTATTGGGTGAGTTGAATTTGGAGGAGCCTATACTCGAAAGTCCAGAGCCTTCAGGTGAAGGGTTAAACGGTGTTATTTGGGAAACCACTTCAGAATCTGGATTCGTTGAAGCTGAACCAGGTTCTCCGAG CTTCCGCTCGGCTATTGGCCATGAAGATCATTTGATACGAACGGGATCAAGACAAATGTTACAAGGGAGTAGCTCTGTGTCTGATTTTCTCGGCCTGGATGATGTACCTGGTTTTGCACACTCATACAATGCTAGATTCACTCATGCAGATGAAATGTTTGAACTTTGcag CTCCGTGTCGTCAGATAACATGTTTACGGACATGGACGAATCCATCACTTCTACAACTGATACGAACATTTTTGAG TTTCATAGCGGTTCGAATCAACCAGGACGTTTCATTGAATATCCTTTAGTCGATGGATACTCAAATGAATTCACTCAGTGGGTTCTACACGAAAAATCATCATTGTCAAGGGTTCCGAGATGA
- the LOC108858866 gene encoding auxin-responsive protein SAUR77: MAKFGKLTKLKSVIKKWPSFTKNQHYSTTVSTTPAAATEVSKCDNLQLVYVGKSRRPYMLSSHVIDHPLFQELLDRSSRFMEECHNQKAVLVACEVVLFEHLLWMLKNSFTDHNDYDDDDCQRESVEELVEFYTY, from the coding sequence ATGGCTAAATTTGGGAAGCTAACAAAGCTTAAGTCGGTCATAAAGAAATGGCCTTCCTTCACCAAGAACCAGCACTACTCAACCACCGTATCCACCACCCCCGCCGCTGCCACCGAGGTCTCAAAATGCGATAATCTTCAACTAGTTTACGTTGGAAAGTCTCGAAGACCTTACATGCTTAGTTCCCACGTCATTGACCATCCACTGTTCCAAGAGTTGCTTGATCGTTCATCGAGATTCATGGAAGAATGTCACAATCAAAAGGCAGTCTTAGTAGCTTGTGAGGTCGTGTTGTTCGAGCACTTGCTATGGATGCTCAAGAACAGTTTCACCGATCACaatgattatgatgatgatgactgcCAAAGAGAATCCGTCGAGGAGTTGGTTGAGTTCTACACTTATTGA
- the LOC108860428 gene encoding probable complex I intermediate-associated protein 30 has protein sequence MSRFRSLLQASVNATKKAFTWNIEEWIPPAEKYIFKFHSKEDLKRWHLYSDSQYGGLSSASLEIPDGGKGSDGTGIFSGNLSVDLSEGSKLNISRSGFCGMRSKKFDGFIDLDGYDAIAMRLRGDGRCYISTIYTENWVNSPGQTEDNSWQAFVFAPKDRWYTAKIPLARYLPTWRGNVIDVEMEMNPGRVLGMSLSVNAEGGAVGAKSGAGDFRVEIDWIKALRMP, from the exons ATGTCAAGGTTTCGATCATTGTTGCAAGCCTCAGTAAATGCAACGAAGAAGG CTTTTACGTGGAACATTGAAGAATGGATACCACCTGCAGAGAAGTATATATTTAAGTTCCATTCGAAAGAAGACTTGAAGAGATGGCATCTCTATTCTGATTCTCAATATGGAG GATTATCTTCGGCTTCCTTGGAGATCCCAGATGGAGGAAAAGGATCAGATGGAACTG GAATTTTCTCAGGGAACCTTTCTGTAGACCTCAGCGAGGGATCAAAGTTGAATATCAGTCGGAGTGGCTTCTGTGGAATGCGCTCAAAGAAG tTTGATGGCTTTATTGATCTCGACGGGTATGATGCAATAGCCATGAGGCTTAGAGGAGATGGAAGGTGTTATATCTCTACC ATCTATACGGAAAACTGGGTGAACTCACCGGGACAAACAGAAGATAACTCGTGGCAAGCTTTTGTCTTTGCTCCAAAGGACAGGTGGTATACTGCTAAG ATCCCTCTAGCTCGATACTTGCCAACGTGGAGAGGAAATGTTATAGATGTGGAAATGGAGATGAATCCAGGTCGAGTTCTGGGTATGTCACTGTCGGTAAACGCAGAAGGTGGTGCGGTTGGAGCTAAATCAGGAGCAGGTGATTTCAGAGTTGAAATTGACTGGATCAAAGCCTTGAGAATGCCATGA
- the LOC108860397 gene encoding COP1-interacting protein 7 has translation MKADSVLDYAIFELSHKHSRCELFVSSNGETEKLASGLIQPFVNHLSVLATQSLFRAEVEKSQNGKSWFTRRTLERFVEFVNGPEVLVRVGTIDLEMSQLEAARTLYSQDDGGVTDATKKELSRAIDLRLEAIKKDLTTAIAQASSNGFDPQTVSDLQRFADKFGAHHLNEACGKYISLCQRRPDLIKKNLTSNETNTSQVQSTKTDEEEKKDESSTVKTTQHTRRLSVQDRINLFESKKTEDSNSAGHNKPVVVVAKSTTELRRLSSDVSSAAAAAAPVFPQKSVLRRWSVVSDMSFDFTSDNKKSEGSGNEEGLSSRPSSGNPEATVPKEPEENSKNGDDDDVSSTKCDDSQNQSDGDDDLRKREDESYASKPHSVAQPSVMFPRHSRSRSALIGDGVDIKSDELQSQSRKKEVILSDKQPVLTILTKPASAGSEQRQNSFGLEDDLEVNLVNKDSPAGKINSIRVRATSVDQMQRPRMSRESSQGVNEELKMKANDLEKIFAEHKQRGRREDHQSDNNKNVVMRRNVSDLSYSDDSKGKLYETYMKKRDAKLREEWSSKEAKLKSMQEALERSRTEMKAKFSAASEKRQDSISSTRQRAEKLRSFNTRSSLKKFQHPISSLQSEEEDVKDKLASGKSASSRSSQVRKAPSPNRSSRVSKPSGKVSNTNITSGRGRRTGEVNPVVAQSSSIPNFSDLKKENTKPSAVRNPPMMMRTQARSGGNKKTSKEDVPPPVKPRRPRSLRKSFSANIEFTELTTLYSDERNEKQQNSDVDEVQENLGNEEFEEIESEAEEEVKQVVEDHVKEEEETLVVEDIVDEKTTLLSDKAENSSEDENVTCLRSISQVVDLPVNTTLPSPFQHHHIASLMDSPSESPLSWNSNLQHAFSYPHEHSDADASMDYSPMGSPASWSSRMRKKWGTTTTGQSPTIVSNSSPLHSRKDLAKGIKRLLKFGKKTRAADSLMDWVSVTTSEGDDDFAYRSSDELRKTRMASSQSQHSEDEQGSFKAKDGEFKKSFFSLSTFRNKGNDSKPR, from the exons atgaaggcTGATAGTGTTCTTGACTATGCTATATTCGAGCTTTCGCATAAACATTCTCG ATGCGAACTGTTTGTTTCGAGTAATGGTGAAACTGAGAAACTGGCTTCAGGATTGATCCAACCATTTGTGAATCATCTCAGTGTTCTTGCAACACAATCATTGTTTAGAGCGGAAGTAGAGAAAAGCCAAAATGGCAAATCTTGGTTCACAAGAAGAACACTcgagag gttTGTTGAATTTGTTAATGGTCCAGAAGTTCTGGTAAGAGTCGGTACAATTGATTTGGAGATGTCACAGTTGGAAGCAGCTCGGACATTATATTCCCAAG ATGATGGAGGTGTAACGGATGCAACAAA GAAGGAGCTCTCAAGAGCTATAGATTTAAGACTTGAGGCAATTAAGAAGGACTTAACCACAGCCATTGCTCAAGCCTCTTCTAATGGTTTTGATCCTCAAACTGTCTCTGATCTCCAACGTTTTGCTGATAAATTCGGCGCTCATCATTTGAA CGAGGCATGCGGAAAGTATATTTCATTATGTCAAAGAAGACCAGACCTGATCAAGAAGAACTTGACTAGCAATGAAACAAACACCAGTCAAGTTCAAAGTACTAAGACTGATGAAGAGGAGAAAAAAGATGAATCTTCTACGGTTAAGACCACTCAGCATACAAGGAGGCTCAGCGTGCAAGACAGGATTAATCTCTTTGAGAGCAAAAAGACGGAAGATTCAAACTCTGCAGGACACAACAAACCGGTGGTTGTTGTTGCTAAATCCACCACAGAGTTGAGGAGACTTTCCTCTGATGTCTCAtcagctgctgctgctgctgctcctgTATTCCCTCAGAAATCTGTCTTGAGAAGATGGAGTGTTGTTAGTGACATGAGCTTTGATTTTACGTCGGATAACAAAAAGTCTGAGGGTAGTGGCAACGAAGAAGGTCTCTCCAGTAGACCATCCTCTGGTAATCCTGAAGCCACTGTGCCAAAAGAGCCTGAAGAGAACAGTAAaaatggtgatgatgatgatgtgtcTTCTACTAAATGTGATGATTCTCAAAACCAGtctgatggtgatgatgatttGAGGAAGAGAGAAGATGAGAGCTATGCTTCCAAGCCTCACAGTGTGGCACAGCCATCAGTTATGTTTCCTCGGCATTCTCGGTCTCGGTCAGCCCTTATAGGAGATGGTGTTGATATCAAAAGCGATGAACTTCAATCACAGAGCCGGAAGAAAGAGGTGATTTTATCAGACAAGCAACCTGTCTTAACAATCTTGACAAAACCAGCTTCTGCAG GGTCTGAACAGAGACAAAACTCATTTGGTTTAGAGGATGATCTTGAGGTCAATCTTGTGAATAAAGATTCACCTGCTGGAAAAATCAACAGTATTAGAGTTCGTGCAACATCTGTGGATCAAATGCAGAGGCCAAGAATGTCTAGGGAAAGCTCTCAAGGGGTTAACGAGGAGTTGAAAATGAAGGCAAATGACCTTGAAAAGATTTTCGCCGAGCATAAACAACGAGGTCGTCGTGAAGATCATCAATCAGACAACAACAAGAATGTTGTAATGCGTAGGAACGTATCTGATTTAAGCTACTCAGATGATTCCAAAGGGAAGTTATATGAGACGTATATGAAGAAAAGGGACGCAAAACTGAGAGAAGAATGGAGTTCGAAAGAAGCAAAGTTGAAGTCAATGCAAGAAGCTCTTGAGAGGAGTAGAACCGAGATGAAGGCTAAGTTCTCTGCTGCATCCGAGAAGAGACAGGACTCTATATCAAGCACACGCCAACGTGCTGAGAAACTTAGATCTTTTAATACTCGGTCAAGTTTGAAGAAGTTTCAG CATCCTATAAGCTCACTACAgagcgaagaagaagacgtgAAAGATAAGCTGGCCAGTGGAAAGAGTGCTTCTTCTAGGAGCTCTCAAGTTAGAAAGGCTCCATCACCGAACAGGAGCTCTAGAGTCTCGAAACCATCAGGTAAAGTTTCAAACACTAACATTACTTCAGGGAGAGGGAGAAGAACAGGAGAGGTTAATCCGGTTGTTGCACAATCTTCTTCTATTCCCAATTTCTCTGATCTtaagaaagaaaacacaaaaccaTCTGCTGTCAGAAACCCTCCTATGATGATGCGGACACAGGCGAGAAGTGGTGGTAATAAGAAGACTTCAAAGGAAGATGTACCTCCTCCTGTTAAGCCCCGGAGACCGAGGTCATTAAGGAAGAGCTTCTCTGCGAACATAGAGTTCACTGAACTGACAACTCTCTACTCTGATGAGAGGAATGAGAAACAACAGAACAGTGACGTTGATGAGGTGCAAGAGAACTTGGGGAATGAAGAGTTTGAAGAAATTGAATCCGAGGCAGAAGAAGAAGTGAAACAAGTTGTGGAGGATCATgtcaaagaagaagaggaaactcTAGTAGTTGAGGACATTGTTGATGAAAAGACTACACTACTTAGTGACAAAGCTGAGAACTCCTCGGAGGATGAAAACGTCACTTGCTTGAGGTCAATCTCTCAGGTAGTAGACTTACCGGTGAACACTACTCTACCTTCACCGTTTCAGCATCACCACATTGCCTCGTTAATGGATTCACCTAGCGAGAGTCCTCTCTCGTGGAACTCAAACTTGCAACACGCTTTCTCTTATCCTCACGAGCATTCAGATGCTGATGCTTCGATGGATTACTCTCCCATGGGAAGTCCTGCTTCTTGGAGTTCGAGGATGAGAAAGAAATggggaacaacaacaacaggTCAGAGTCCCACCATTGTTTCAAACTCTTCACCGCTCCACTCTCGGAAGGATTTGGCGAAAGGGATCAAACGTTTGCTTAAGTTTGGGAAGAAAACTCGTGCTGCGGATAGTCTGATGGATTGGGTCTCTGTTACCACATCTGAAGGTGACGACGATTTTGCTTATAGATCATCGGATGAACTAAGGAAAACAAGAATGGCATCTTCTCAAAGTCAGCATTCTGAGGATGAACAAG gGAGCTTTAAAGCGAAAGATGGTGAGTTTAAGAAATCATTCTTCTCGCTCTCTACATTCCGTAACAAAGGAAACGACTCGAAGCCAAGATAA
- the LOC108832462 gene encoding protein TIFY 11A translates to MSRKENAKAEPLEKSNFTRRCSLLSRYLKENGSFGNINLGLVRKPNSDRVLPGNSDPPGKQQHKADSDTKTLDVFQRVSKGKTNDDSNLSKSSEPGSSQLTIFFGGQVLVYNEFPTDKAKEIMEVAKQAKPVTDINIKTQTNVENNDNKSNMVLPDLNEPTNSVDIIINQQSQVVERIARRASLHRFFAKRKDRAVARAPYQVNQNAGHHHYTPKPETAQGQPLESGQSSKRPENAVAQSLKPCPTQNEKAIINCMSIEIEEGKCSKDLQLKL, encoded by the exons ATGTCGAGAAAGGAAAACGCTAAGGCAGAACCGCTAGAGAAGTCCAACTTTACCCGGCGATGTAGTTTGCTCAGCCGTTACTTGAAGGAGAATGGTAGTTTCGGAAATATAAATCTTGGTTTGGTCCGAAAGCCCAATTCAGATCGCGTGTTGCCCGGAAACTCCGATCCACCAG GGAAACAACAACATAAGGCAGATTCGGATACCAAAACCCTCGATGTCTTTCAGAGGGTTTCAAAAGGCAAAACCAACGACGATTCCAACCTCAG TAAATCGTCAGAGCCAGGAAGCTCCCAGCTGACCATATTCTTCGGAGGTCAAGTTTTAGTATACAACGAGTTCCCTACAGACAAAGCTAAAGAGATAATGGAAGTGGCTAAACAAGCCAAGCCTGTGACTGATATTAACATTAAGACACAAACCAATGTCGAAAACAACGATAACAAAAGCAACATGGTTCTTCCTGATCTTAACGAGCCCACAAATTCTGTGGATATCATCATCAATCAACAAAGTCAGGTCGTGGAACGTATAGCACGTAGAGCTTCGCTTCATCGATTCTTTGCTAAACGGAAAGACAG AGCAGTGGCTAGAGCTCCATACCAAGTTAACCAAAATGCGGGTCATCATCATTATACTCCCAAGCCAGAGACTGCCCAAGGTCAACCACTTGAATCAGGGCAGTCGTCAAAACGACCGGAGAATGCTGTTGCTCAAAGCCTCAAACCATGTCCCACCCAAAACGAGAAGGCGATAATTAATTGTATGTCTAtagagattgaagaaggcaagtGTTCGAAAGATCTCCAACTTAAGCTATAG
- the LOC108860408 gene encoding protein LAZY 2 gives MKLFGWMQNKRNAKYENHNRTSTSSASSHHVKQEPREEFSDWPHALLAIGTFGSTSNGVSDTKSKNVHEEIEEEQESIPQPEQEEESSSSDDTEDFTPEEVGKLQKELIKLLSRTKKRKSDVNRELMKNLPLDRFLNCPSSLEIERRISNALCAVVDSSEENKDEDMERTINTILGRCKEISKENKNKKKTDISKTSVSYLFKKIFVCSNGFSTSPNPSLRDTLQESRMEKLLKMMLHKKINSQASSKPTSSTTKRYLQDKKQLSLKSEEEEETNERRSSSEGHKWVKTDSDFIVLEI, from the exons ATGAAG TTGTTCGGGTGGATGCAGAACAAGCGAAATGCGAAATATGAGAATCATAACAGAACAAGCACTTCCTCTGCTTCATCTC ATCATGTGAAGCAAGAGCCAAGAGAGGAGTTTAGCGACTGGCCTCACGCGCTGCTAGCTATTGGAACTTTTGGTTCAACAAGCAACGGTGTAAGTGACACCAAAAGCAAGAATGTTCATGAAGAGATCGAAGAGGAGCAGGAGTCTATCCCGCAACCCGAGCAAGAAGAAGagtcttcttcctctgatgACACTGAGGATTTTACTCCAGAGGAGGTGGGGAAGTTGCAGAAGGAGTTGATAAAGCTCTTGTCAAGAACCAAGAAAAGGAAGTCTGATGTCAATAGAGAGCTCATGAAAAATCTTCCTTTGGATAGATTCTTGAACTGTCCATCGAGTTTAGAGATCGAGAGGCGAATCAGCAATGCGCTATGCGCTGTTGTGGATTCATCTGAAGAGAATAAGGACGAAGATATGGAGAGAACAATTAACACTATATTAGGTAGATGCAAAGAGATATCtaaagaaaataagaataaaaagaaGACAGACATAAGCAAGACGTCTGTCTCATATCTTTTTAAGAAGATCTTTGTTTGTTCAAATGGATTTTCTACATCCCCAAACCCTAGCTTGAGAGACACGCTTCAAGAATCTAGAATGGAGAAG TTGTTGAAGATGATGCTACATAAGAAAATTAACTCTCAAGCCTCCTCAAAGCCAACATCATCTACAACAAAGAGATACTTGCAAGACAAGAAACAACTCTCTTtgaagagtgaagaagaagaagaaacaaacgaGAGAAGAAGCAGTAGTGAGGGGCATAAATGGGTCAAAACAGATTCTGACT TCATAGTTCTTGAGATCTGA